In a genomic window of Shouchella clausii:
- a CDS encoding iron-containing alcohol dehydrogenase produces the protein MSMHMKVESMLNYHTFEVPTAIKHGIGAISHLGEEVRALGSKKILLVTDPGIYKAGITRPVEQSLEKAGLDVVLFNEVEPNPPTRLIAKGSSVYEEHRCDGLVAVGGGSSMDTAKAIGVEVTHEGTVLDYEAAEGKKPLERRIPPLATVPTTAGTGSEVTQWAVITDEQRKYKFNTGGPLIAAHVTIIDPQLHTSLPPHVTAMTGIDAIAHAIECYTMKYAQPVTDAVALLAIEYAATYIRRAFADGDDLEARYGMAQAAMLAGLSYGSESAGAAHAMSQSLGGIVPVAHGQCVAAMMGPVMEFNWKGAPERFARIAQAFGLNITAMTTNEAAKAAVRYMYELVEELEIPSLEDQGVDKTQISRWAKEALKDPQTIGNPRDLTLADYEWIYKRCFGLVPSTL, from the coding sequence ATGAGCATGCATATGAAAGTTGAATCGATGTTAAACTACCATACTTTTGAAGTACCGACCGCTATTAAGCATGGCATTGGCGCTATCTCCCACCTTGGCGAAGAAGTCCGCGCCCTTGGTTCCAAAAAAATATTGCTTGTGACGGACCCTGGCATTTACAAAGCAGGCATTACAAGACCAGTCGAACAAAGCCTCGAGAAAGCGGGCCTTGACGTCGTCCTTTTCAACGAAGTTGAGCCCAATCCACCAACACGATTAATCGCCAAAGGTTCCAGCGTTTACGAGGAACATCGTTGCGACGGCTTAGTGGCTGTCGGCGGCGGCTCTTCTATGGATACAGCTAAAGCAATTGGCGTGGAAGTGACACACGAAGGCACAGTCCTTGATTACGAAGCAGCAGAGGGCAAGAAGCCGCTTGAACGGCGAATTCCACCATTGGCAACTGTTCCAACCACTGCCGGAACAGGTTCGGAAGTGACGCAATGGGCAGTCATTACGGATGAACAACGGAAATACAAATTTAATACAGGCGGCCCTCTTATTGCTGCACACGTAACCATTATTGATCCGCAATTGCATACTTCGTTGCCTCCTCATGTCACAGCGATGACAGGCATTGATGCCATAGCCCATGCCATTGAGTGCTACACGATGAAATATGCACAACCGGTTACAGATGCCGTCGCCTTATTGGCAATTGAATATGCAGCCACCTACATACGCCGCGCTTTTGCAGACGGGGATGACCTAGAAGCACGCTATGGGATGGCGCAAGCTGCAATGTTGGCGGGACTTTCCTATGGAAGCGAATCGGCTGGGGCCGCCCACGCGATGAGTCAGTCCCTTGGCGGCATCGTCCCTGTAGCTCATGGACAATGTGTGGCAGCGATGATGGGACCGGTCATGGAGTTTAACTGGAAAGGAGCGCCTGAACGCTTTGCCCGCATTGCCCAAGCATTCGGCCTAAACATAACAGCCATGACAACAAATGAGGCGGCCAAGGCAGCAGTTCGCTATATGTATGAGTTAGTTGAAGAGCTAGAAATCCCGTCCCTTGAAGACCAAGGTGTTGACAAAACACAAATTAGCCGTTGGGCCAAAGAAGCGTTGAAAGACCCACAAACCATCGGAAATCCTCGTGACTTGACGCTTGCTGATTATGAATGGATCTACAAACGCTGCTTTGGCCTCGTACCAAGCACCCTTTAA
- a CDS encoding FadR/GntR family transcriptional regulator, producing MSLKQVKSKKVSELIRDQLEDMIRSGDIQPGEKLDSVEKLSATFQVSRSAVREALSALRAVGLVTIRQGEGTFVNKFDFSSMVKPVGIKGVLSNKEKQDLFQVRKILEVGVASLAAENRSADHLAKIEEALSQMAKAEAGKDLGEEADVRFHLALAEATENDLLMEMMQKLSDTLVMTMYESRKISLYAEKQTLKQLHYEHEQIYKAVEAQDKDKAHEAMMVHLVNVEQALMEYDKQKQEDGSQ from the coding sequence ATGTCCTTAAAACAAGTAAAGTCTAAAAAAGTGTCCGAACTAATCCGCGACCAACTCGAGGACATGATTCGGAGCGGCGATATTCAACCAGGGGAAAAACTCGATTCAGTCGAGAAGCTGTCGGCGACATTTCAAGTGAGTCGTTCGGCCGTTAGGGAAGCATTGAGCGCATTGCGTGCAGTCGGGCTTGTGACGATCCGCCAAGGAGAAGGCACATTTGTTAATAAATTCGATTTTTCAAGTATGGTCAAACCAGTCGGCATCAAGGGCGTTTTGTCGAATAAAGAGAAACAAGATTTATTCCAAGTGCGAAAAATTCTCGAAGTCGGCGTCGCAAGTTTGGCGGCTGAAAACCGCAGCGCTGACCACCTTGCCAAGATCGAAGAGGCGCTTTCGCAAATGGCCAAGGCAGAAGCTGGCAAGGATTTAGGCGAGGAAGCAGATGTTCGATTTCATCTCGCCTTGGCAGAGGCGACGGAAAACGATTTGCTGATGGAAATGATGCAAAAGTTGTCTGACACGCTGGTCATGACCATGTATGAGAGCCGAAAAATCAGTCTTTACGCCGAAAAACAAACGCTTAAACAGCTTCATTATGAGCATGAGCAAATTTATAAGGCAGTCGAAGCGCAAGACAAAGACAAAGCCCACGAGGCAATGATGGTTCATTTAGTCAATGTGGAACAAGCATTAATGGAATATGATAAGCAAAAACAAGAGGACGGCAGCCAGTAA
- a CDS encoding LutC/YkgG family protein — MIKNRESFLDHVANQLGRPRQTEGVLRPNYRVSPQFEVLKDASKDELVTVLKEQCVAIHTDFKRVESGQLETALDETIDMYGAKSVIAWDDRRFHEFGLGSFLTRPSVSLWNNRDSKRSIEQAEKADVGITFSDITLAESGTVTLFSSNGKGRSVSLLPRYYIAIIPKSTLVARMTQAARHIRQLTGEGRLPSCINFISGPSNSADIEMSLVVGVHGPLRACYIVVDDK, encoded by the coding sequence ATGATTAAAAACCGCGAGTCTTTTCTCGACCATGTGGCCAATCAACTTGGCCGGCCCCGTCAAACAGAAGGTGTGTTACGTCCCAATTACCGAGTTTCCCCTCAATTTGAAGTATTAAAAGACGCTTCAAAAGATGAGTTAGTCACAGTACTGAAAGAACAATGCGTGGCCATTCATACAGACTTTAAACGAGTGGAGAGCGGCCAGTTAGAGACGGCCCTTGATGAAACAATCGACATGTATGGAGCGAAATCGGTCATTGCTTGGGATGACCGTCGGTTTCACGAGTTTGGCCTCGGCTCCTTTTTGACGCGCCCCTCTGTTTCATTATGGAACAATCGTGACAGCAAACGTTCAATCGAGCAGGCTGAAAAAGCTGACGTAGGCATTACCTTTTCCGATATCACTCTTGCTGAGTCGGGAACAGTCACATTGTTTAGCAGCAATGGCAAAGGGCGTTCTGTCAGTTTGTTGCCTCGCTATTATATCGCGATCATCCCAAAAAGCACGCTAGTAGCGCGAATGACGCAAGCGGCGCGCCACATTCGACAACTAACAGGCGAAGGCCGCCTCCCATCGTGCATCAATTTTATTTCAGGTCCAAGCAACAGCGCTGATATTGAAATGAGTTTAGTAGTCGGCGTGCACGGCCCGCTAAGAGCGTGCTATATAGTAGTGGACGACAAGTAA
- a CDS encoding LutB/LldF family L-lactate oxidation iron-sulfur protein encodes MAIKISDAPFSKRVEKGLQDGFMRQAVSSAQERLKTSKGSAEKELGNWEEWRTLAEEIRSHTLNHIDFYLHQLSENVEKAGGHVYFAQTAEEANQYIKEIVSSKKAQKVVKSKSMVTEEISMNKALEDIGCEVIETDLGEYILQIDDHDPPSHIVAPALHKNKEQIRDTFKARKGYTKSENPQELTLFAREQLRKEFLSADVGITGCNFAVAESGSISLVTNEGNARLATALPKTHIAVMGMERIVPTWEELDILVSMLCRSAVGQKLTSYVTGLTGPREDGDADGPEEFHLVIVDNGRSNILGTEFQAALHCIRCAACINVCPVYRHVGGHSYGSIYPGPIGAVLTPLLEGYEDHKELPYASSLCAACTDACPVKIPLHELLIKHRRVIAEQKRTARAEALAMKGFGIGARSPMLYKAGTKVVPFLLFPFVKDGAIPKGPGPLKGWTDVRHLPAPAKERFRDWFKARQKEGAHD; translated from the coding sequence GTGGCCATTAAAATAAGTGATGCTCCTTTTTCAAAACGGGTTGAAAAAGGGCTCCAAGACGGTTTTATGCGCCAAGCGGTCAGCTCGGCCCAGGAGCGGCTGAAAACATCAAAAGGTTCAGCGGAAAAGGAGCTTGGCAATTGGGAGGAGTGGCGCACACTCGCAGAAGAAATCCGCTCACACACGCTCAATCATATTGATTTTTATTTGCACCAGCTTAGCGAAAACGTTGAGAAGGCGGGAGGACATGTTTATTTTGCGCAAACGGCTGAAGAAGCGAATCAGTATATCAAGGAAATTGTAAGCAGCAAAAAAGCACAAAAAGTCGTTAAATCCAAATCGATGGTAACCGAAGAAATCAGCATGAACAAGGCACTCGAAGACATTGGTTGCGAAGTCATTGAAACAGACCTAGGGGAGTACATTTTACAAATAGACGACCATGATCCCCCTTCCCATATCGTCGCGCCAGCATTGCACAAAAATAAAGAACAGATCCGTGATACGTTTAAAGCCCGCAAAGGTTATACAAAGTCAGAGAATCCCCAAGAGTTGACGTTGTTTGCTCGTGAACAGCTCCGCAAAGAGTTTTTGTCAGCAGATGTGGGCATTACAGGTTGCAATTTTGCCGTAGCAGAATCAGGAAGCATTTCGTTGGTCACGAATGAGGGAAATGCCCGCCTCGCGACAGCACTGCCTAAAACACATATTGCTGTTATGGGGATGGAACGGATTGTGCCGACGTGGGAAGAACTCGACATTTTAGTTAGCATGCTATGCCGAAGTGCAGTCGGTCAAAAATTAACGAGTTATGTGACCGGCCTCACAGGCCCCCGTGAAGATGGCGATGCTGACGGCCCTGAAGAGTTTCACCTCGTTATTGTCGATAATGGGCGGTCCAATATTCTCGGCACTGAATTCCAAGCTGCGCTTCATTGCATCCGCTGCGCAGCTTGCATCAATGTCTGCCCTGTATACCGCCACGTCGGCGGCCATTCCTACGGCTCGATTTATCCAGGGCCGATTGGGGCAGTATTAACACCGTTGTTGGAAGGGTATGAAGACCACAAAGAGTTGCCTTACGCGTCAAGCTTATGTGCGGCTTGCACGGATGCGTGCCCTGTCAAAATTCCCCTTCACGAACTGTTAATTAAGCATCGCCGTGTTATCGCCGAACAAAAGCGGACTGCGCGAGCGGAGGCGTTGGCGATGAAAGGGTTTGGAATCGGTGCGCGTTCGCCTATGTTGTATAAGGCTGGAACCAAAGTAGTGCCATTTTTGCTGTTCCCGTTTGTAAAGGATGGCGCAATTCCAAAAGGGCCAGGGCCGCTAAAAGGTTGGACTGATGTCCGACATTTGCCCGCTCCTGCCAAAGAACGTTTCCGTGATTGGTTTAAAGCACGGCAAAAGGAGGGGGCACATGATTAA
- a CDS encoding (Fe-S)-binding protein translates to MNVSLFVTCLADIFYPGVGKDTVEVLERHGCNVKFPENQICCGQPAFNSGYHEDTKKAAKHTIETFADAEYVVLPSGSCAAMLLEYKELFADDPEWEKRAEELASKTYELTQFLVHVLKVEDIGAVCHKKATYHTSCHMSRLLRETEAPFSLLEQVKGLELAPLANKESCCGFGGTFSVKMPTISEQMVEEKVGHIEATGADLLIGADCGCLMNIGGRIERNGKAIEVKHIAQVLNSKE, encoded by the coding sequence GTGAACGTTTCGCTATTCGTCACCTGTCTAGCGGACATTTTTTATCCAGGTGTTGGGAAAGACACTGTAGAAGTGCTTGAACGCCATGGGTGTAACGTCAAATTTCCGGAAAATCAAATTTGCTGTGGGCAACCGGCATTTAACAGCGGTTATCATGAAGATACAAAAAAAGCAGCCAAACATACCATTGAAACGTTTGCCGATGCCGAGTATGTTGTGCTGCCGTCAGGGTCATGTGCTGCCATGCTTCTCGAATACAAAGAGCTGTTTGCTGACGATCCTGAGTGGGAAAAACGGGCAGAAGAGCTTGCGAGCAAAACGTATGAACTGACCCAATTTCTTGTCCACGTGCTAAAAGTCGAAGACATTGGGGCAGTTTGCCATAAAAAAGCGACATACCATACGTCGTGCCATATGTCGCGGTTATTAAGGGAAACAGAGGCACCCTTTTCTTTGTTGGAACAAGTAAAGGGACTTGAGCTGGCCCCACTGGCAAACAAGGAGTCGTGCTGTGGCTTTGGCGGTACATTTTCAGTCAAAATGCCTACTATCTCGGAACAAATGGTGGAAGAAAAAGTCGGACATATCGAAGCGACAGGTGCTGACCTGCTTATTGGCGCCGACTGCGGTTGTTTGATGAACATTGGCGGGCGGATCGAACGAAACGGCAAAGCGATTGAAGTAAAGCATATTGCCCAAGTCTTAAATAGCAAGGAGTGA
- a CDS encoding L-lactate permease: MGFWSLALLALTPILTVLLLLVLLGWPAKRAMPLAFLMTGLVAIFFWGVPYNYVAAASTKGVVTALEVLFIVFGAVLMLNTLRESGAIHTIRAGFTTITPDRRIQAIIICWLFGSFIEGASGFGTPSAILAPLLVAIGFPAMAAVLSALIIQSTPVSFGAVGTPILIGVNSGLSGAPNVAEQAAALGMTTDEFIRSIGGQVAIFHGMIGVFLPLVLVIMLTMFFGEKRSIWAGLEVWKFALFAGLAFTVPYALIANVLGPEFPSLFGGLIGLAIVVPAAKKGWFMPKKNWDFPPLSTWERGWMGMLSADPLTKPTISMFKAWFPYILIGFILVITRMDALPIGAALKKVALTIEQVFGTTIDISSTPLFLPGTIMVAVSVVGYFLYKMDRSSYRTAVSNSTKMIISAAPALLFAVPMVQVFINSGINANGYESMPLLLAEGVSKMVGEHWPVVAPVIGALGAFIAGSNTISNMMFALFQFGAAENVGISPATIVALQAVGGAAGNMICVHNVVAAAAAAGIIGKEGVLIRKVLIPLTYYLVFAGGLGYVAIHGFGFHIGTLFVATVLLVFLIMILKYQRKAKLANIENKKVSTL; encoded by the coding sequence ATGGGGTTTTGGTCGCTTGCGCTTTTAGCGCTGACGCCAATTTTAACGGTGTTGTTGCTTCTTGTTCTTTTAGGTTGGCCTGCCAAGCGGGCTATGCCGCTTGCTTTTCTAATGACAGGACTCGTGGCGATCTTCTTTTGGGGCGTGCCCTATAACTATGTTGCAGCTGCAAGCACAAAAGGGGTCGTTACCGCTTTGGAAGTGCTATTTATTGTATTTGGAGCTGTGTTAATGCTCAATACATTGCGAGAAAGCGGCGCAATCCACACCATTCGTGCTGGATTTACAACTATTACACCTGATAGGCGGATACAAGCCATTATTATTTGCTGGCTGTTTGGCTCGTTCATTGAGGGGGCATCTGGTTTCGGCACACCTTCGGCCATACTTGCACCGCTTCTTGTCGCCATTGGCTTTCCAGCGATGGCTGCGGTCCTTTCGGCTCTCATTATTCAGTCAACGCCAGTTTCGTTTGGCGCTGTCGGCACGCCGATTTTAATTGGGGTGAACTCTGGGCTCTCGGGAGCGCCAAATGTGGCTGAACAGGCGGCGGCACTTGGAATGACGACCGACGAATTTATTCGTTCTATCGGCGGCCAAGTGGCGATATTCCATGGGATGATCGGTGTGTTTTTGCCATTAGTGTTGGTCATAATGCTTACGATGTTTTTTGGAGAGAAACGCTCTATTTGGGCTGGGTTGGAAGTGTGGAAGTTTGCGCTGTTTGCCGGTTTAGCATTTACGGTCCCTTACGCCTTAATCGCCAATGTACTCGGTCCAGAATTTCCGTCGCTTTTCGGTGGCCTAATTGGGTTAGCAATTGTTGTTCCAGCCGCTAAAAAAGGATGGTTCATGCCAAAAAAGAACTGGGATTTCCCGCCTCTTTCCACATGGGAGCGTGGCTGGATGGGAATGCTTTCGGCAGACCCTCTTACTAAACCGACTATTTCAATGTTTAAAGCGTGGTTTCCGTATATACTCATTGGCTTTATCCTAGTCATTACTCGCATGGACGCACTTCCTATAGGGGCTGCTTTAAAAAAAGTGGCGCTTACCATTGAACAAGTGTTTGGAACGACGATTGACATTTCCAGCACTCCGTTGTTTTTACCAGGAACGATTATGGTAGCCGTGTCGGTCGTTGGTTATTTTCTTTACAAGATGGATCGTTCTTCCTATCGTACGGCAGTGAGCAACTCCACGAAAATGATTATAAGTGCTGCACCAGCGCTTTTGTTTGCAGTGCCGATGGTGCAAGTGTTTATTAACTCTGGCATTAATGCAAATGGGTATGAGTCGATGCCGCTCTTGTTGGCGGAAGGCGTGTCAAAAATGGTTGGCGAGCATTGGCCGGTCGTAGCGCCAGTAATTGGTGCGCTAGGCGCATTTATAGCCGGAAGCAACACGATCAGCAATATGATGTTTGCCTTGTTCCAATTTGGGGCGGCAGAAAATGTCGGCATTTCTCCTGCTACGATCGTTGCTTTGCAAGCCGTTGGCGGAGCAGCAGGAAACATGATCTGTGTCCATAACGTTGTGGCAGCAGCGGCAGCGGCAGGGATTATTGGCAAAGAAGGCGTACTTATTAGAAAAGTGTTGATTCCGCTAACGTATTATCTCGTTTTTGCTGGTGGGCTAGGCTATGTAGCGATACACGGGTTTGGGTTTCATATCGGTACGTTGTTTGTGGCAACTGTCTTACTTGTTTTTCTAATCATGATCCTCAAATACCAGCGTAAAGCGAAGTTGGCCAACATAGAAAACAAAAAAGTATCAACGCTCTAA
- a CDS encoding cytochrome P450 family protein, protein MKPTSSEPIDLFSDQFHQQPYTYYKDIREQTGFAKVMLPYGIPAWMAFHYDVAEAVLKDERFIKDARTVFPDEALDEQMLPISKSMLFVDPPDHKRLRSLIQKGFTPKRISRLKSRIDDIAMEQARRIKQKKRFDLVEEYAFPIPIIVICELLGILDSDRDKFQYWSKLIVDLDNDGYGESTTVQKGMDDFIAYLQTLIHARRQDPREDLLSDLIRAEEDGDRLTTNELYGVVMLLIVAGHETTVNLIANGILALLMHPDQLALLKNDDQLIPQAVEELLRYNSPVEFSTDRWARESFSFMGKDIKKGDFVIVSLASANHDEALVEHPDKLDITREKSPHLSFGKGIHYCLGAPLARLEAESAIRVLLEECPDIRLGAEPAELAWRQSLIIRGLENLPVETG, encoded by the coding sequence TTGAAGCCAACCTCAAGCGAGCCAATTGATCTTTTTTCCGATCAATTTCACCAGCAGCCCTATACGTATTACAAAGATATTCGGGAACAAACGGGATTTGCGAAAGTCATGCTGCCTTATGGAATCCCAGCTTGGATGGCTTTCCATTACGATGTGGCGGAAGCGGTGTTAAAGGACGAGCGCTTTATTAAAGATGCACGTACTGTTTTTCCGGATGAGGCGTTGGACGAACAAATGCTGCCGATAAGCAAGAGCATGCTATTTGTCGATCCTCCAGACCATAAGCGGCTTAGGAGCCTTATTCAAAAAGGGTTTACCCCAAAGCGGATTTCCAGGCTAAAAAGCAGGATCGATGATATCGCGATGGAACAAGCGCGCCGGATTAAGCAAAAAAAGCGCTTTGACCTTGTCGAAGAATATGCTTTTCCAATCCCGATCATCGTCATTTGCGAGCTGCTCGGTATCCTTGATTCTGACCGCGATAAATTCCAATATTGGTCAAAGTTAATCGTTGATCTTGATAACGATGGATACGGCGAGTCTACTACAGTACAGAAGGGCATGGACGACTTTATTGCTTACTTGCAAACGTTGATTCATGCCCGGCGCCAAGACCCGCGAGAAGACCTCTTATCTGATTTAATCCGCGCCGAGGAAGATGGTGACCGGTTAACGACAAATGAACTTTATGGCGTCGTGATGCTCCTCATTGTTGCTGGCCATGAGACAACCGTTAATTTAATTGCAAATGGGATATTGGCACTACTTATGCATCCAGACCAGTTGGCGTTGTTAAAAAACGACGACCAATTGATCCCTCAAGCCGTTGAAGAGCTGCTTCGCTATAACAGTCCCGTTGAATTTAGCACAGACCGATGGGCTCGTGAATCATTTTCGTTTATGGGGAAAGATATAAAAAAGGGAGACTTCGTGATTGTGTCGCTCGCTTCTGCCAATCATGATGAAGCGCTCGTTGAACATCCTGATAAGCTGGATATCACTAGAGAAAAAAGCCCCCACTTATCATTTGGGAAAGGAATCCATTATTGTTTAGGCGCTCCGCTTGCACGATTGGAAGCAGAATCGGCGATCCGTGTCCTTTTAGAAGAATGTCCAGACATACGTCTAGGCGCGGAACCAGCCGAGTTAGCGTGGCGGCAAAGCTTAATCATTAGAGGATTAGAAAATTTGCCTGTGGAAACAGGTTAA
- a CDS encoding AbgT family transporter produces MSTVERKKGIFQRFLDGIEKAGNKLPHPVTLFAILAVLVVIISSVVASFGILVEDPANPGETIAVKNLLSGEGISYIFTSMVDNFIGFAPLGVVLATMLGIGICERSGLISAGLRGFVLSIPNRLITAGLVFAAVMSSVASDAGYVVLPPLGAVIYAALGRHPLAGLATAFAGVSGGFSANLLLSATDPMLGELTMQAAATIDPAYAEQMNNAMNYWFIIVSTILITIVGTIVSEKIVEPRLGTYKGDYTGDLERLKPIEKKGMLYAGIALAISAALISLLIVPEWGPMRGTGDQPIVVSPFMDSLVVIILLLFLIPGLVYGIVTKNIKSDKDVAKQMTDTMASMGMFIVLAFTAGQFVAYFSESNLGLFLGILGGEMLTSLNLDGIPVVIGFIIITAFINLFVGSASAKWAMMAPVFVPIMMQIGYSPELAQATYRVADSATNIITPLMTYFAIVIAFAQKYDKNMGIGTLISVMLPFSIWFLISWSLLLIVWIFTGLPLGPNAPIYMP; encoded by the coding sequence ATGTCCACAGTGGAAAGGAAAAAGGGAATCTTCCAACGTTTTCTTGATGGGATTGAAAAAGCAGGCAATAAGTTGCCACATCCAGTGACGCTATTTGCGATTCTTGCTGTTCTTGTCGTGATCATATCTAGCGTTGTAGCAAGCTTTGGCATTTTAGTCGAGGATCCAGCTAATCCTGGAGAAACGATTGCTGTAAAAAACTTGCTGAGCGGTGAAGGGATTTCCTATATATTCACGAGTATGGTTGACAACTTTATTGGCTTCGCCCCATTAGGCGTCGTACTCGCAACGATGCTCGGTATTGGAATTTGTGAACGCAGCGGTTTGATTAGTGCCGGATTAAGAGGCTTTGTGCTCTCGATTCCAAACCGCCTCATCACGGCAGGGCTCGTTTTTGCGGCAGTGATGTCAAGCGTTGCCTCAGATGCGGGTTACGTGGTACTGCCTCCTTTAGGCGCTGTCATTTACGCAGCACTCGGCAGACATCCACTAGCAGGGCTTGCCACTGCATTTGCCGGTGTCTCCGGTGGGTTTAGCGCAAACTTGCTATTATCGGCGACCGACCCAATGCTCGGTGAATTAACGATGCAAGCAGCTGCAACAATAGACCCAGCGTACGCTGAACAAATGAATAACGCAATGAATTACTGGTTTATTATTGTATCAACGATTTTGATTACGATTGTCGGTACGATCGTTTCTGAAAAAATTGTGGAGCCTCGGTTAGGCACTTATAAAGGGGACTATACAGGCGATTTGGAACGTTTAAAACCAATCGAGAAAAAAGGCATGCTTTATGCTGGCATCGCTCTCGCCATTTCTGCTGCCTTAATCAGTTTACTTATTGTTCCAGAATGGGGGCCGATGCGGGGCACGGGCGACCAACCGATTGTCGTTTCGCCGTTTATGGACTCTCTCGTCGTTATTATTTTGTTGCTTTTCCTCATACCGGGGCTCGTTTACGGAATTGTAACGAAAAACATTAAAAGCGATAAAGATGTAGCAAAGCAAATGACGGACACGATGGCATCGATGGGCATGTTTATCGTCCTTGCTTTTACAGCGGGCCAATTTGTCGCTTACTTCTCTGAATCGAATTTAGGTTTATTTTTAGGGATTTTAGGTGGGGAAATGCTGACTTCCTTGAATTTAGACGGCATTCCAGTCGTTATTGGCTTTATTATAATCACTGCCTTCATTAATTTGTTTGTCGGCAGCGCATCGGCAAAATGGGCGATGATGGCACCTGTGTTTGTACCGATTATGATGCAAATTGGCTACTCGCCTGAGTTGGCGCAAGCGACTTATCGCGTCGCAGACTCGGCCACCAATATCATTACGCCACTGATGACCTATTTCGCCATTGTCATTGCTTTTGCCCAGAAATATGATAAAAATATGGGGATTGGTACACTAATTTCAGTTATGCTGCCCTTTTCGATTTGGTTCTTAATTTCATGGTCATTGCTGTTAATCGTCTGGATTTTTACTGGCCTTCCATTAGGGCCAAATGCGCCTATTTATATGCCTTAA